A stretch of DNA from Synechococcus sp. JA-3-3Ab:
GCGAAAGGCCAAATTGACCGTATCGCCCAGGGCGGTGTATTCCTGGCGGGTGTTGTTGCCCACCTGGCGCACAATGGCCGAGCCGGTGTTGACGCCCGCCCCCAGGCGCAGGGGAGAAGGCAGCGGAAACTCGCCGTTCAGTTGCTCGGTCATCTGAAACAGCTTCACCATGGCCCGCAAAACCGACTTCACGTCGAGCTCGATCCCCACTTGTTCAGCTTGTAAGGGATCCTCATTGGCCTGGGGCGCATGAAACCAGACGGCCATGATCGCGTCGCCGATGTACTTATCGACAGTGCCGCCGTACTGCTGAATGATATCTCCGCCGCGCCGGAACCAATCGCCCATCACCTGGGAGAGGAGGCGCTCGTCCAGTTGCTGGGTCAGTTGTCCGTAGCCGCGCACATCCACCACGGCCACCGAGATCAGCCAGCGGGTTTGCAAAACCAGGGTGTCCGACAGTTTGGCCGCAGGACTGGGTTCTGGGCTGGCCAGGGATCCGCTGTGGAACTCGAGCTGGGATTGTCCGAGGGTGAGGTGATCTCCATCTTGCAGCAGGGTGGGAATGCTGACGCGGCGATTGTTGACGAACGAGCCGTTGCGGCTGCCCAGATCGATGAGATAGATGCTGTTGTTGTCCAGGTATTGCAGCAGGGCATGTTGGCGGGAAACGCTGGGATCGGTCAGGACGATGGCGTTGTCTTCATCGCGGCCCAGCGTCCAAGCGGTCGCTCCGGCGAGAATGTACTTCCTCTGGCTGCCGTCCGGCTCTCTCAGGATCACATAGGGGGCGGTGGTGGCGGCAGGTTCGCCTGGGACGCTCATAGTAGAACGAGAGGTAGATGCGACCACACTCTAATACGATACTCCTCTTCTCCTCGGTTGAACTGCGGCTGGGCTGGGCTTGGCGGGGGGCTGGGCCTGCCAGTATCATTTTGTGTAGATACATTAAGGCCATATGGTGGATCCCTCCCATCCCATTCCTGCTGAGCAACAGCCGCTGCGGCAGTATGCAGAGCTGAGGGAGTCTTTTCCTTTTTCCTGGCCCGCTTTGGAGTGGATCCCCTATCTCAAGCGAATCTTCGCTGTTTGGGGGGTGGTCGTGCTGGCGGTTTCGCCGCTGGTCTGGGGCAGCTTTGCCGGGGATTGGCGCCACTTCGTCTCTGGGTCTGTGCTGGGGGCCAATGCCTTGCTCAGCCTGGTGTTGCTCCACCTCTACTTGGGATGGGCCTATGTGCGGCGGCGCTTGGTGCAGGCGCGGATCCCCTATGAAGAAAGTGGCTGGTACGATGGGGCGATCTACGCGAAATCGGACGAGGAGCTGGCGCAGCATCGGCTGATCGTCCACTATCAAATCGACCCTGTGTTGCAGCGCCTGCGACGTAGCTTGTGGGCTGTGGCCGGCCTGAGCGGGCTGATGGCTTTGCTTTGGCCCCTCTGGTAGAGATTGTCGGGCGGTGGTTAATCAGCTGTTGTTCGGGATCCCAAGCGGTGCACGTAACTTCTGACCTGGCTCAAACCTTGCGACCCACCGCCGTTGCCATCGGGAACTTCGATGGCTTGCACCTGGGCCATCAGAAAGTGCTGCAGCCCATTCGCGACTCCCTGCAGGGGGTGCGCACGGTTCTCACCTTTCATCCTCACCCCCAAGAAGTATTGACGGGGCGCAGGCAACTGTTGCTCACTCCCCCTGCCGAAAAGCTGGCTCTGCTGGCGCAGATGGGTTTTGAGCAGGTGGTGTTGCTCCCCTTCACTCCTGCCTTTGCCCGCCAGCCGCCCCAAGAGTTTATCCAAACAGTACTGGAACAGGGCTTGCGCGTTCGCCATCTCAGCGTCGGCTGGGATTTCTGCTTTGGCCACCGTCGCTCGGGCAATGCCCAAACTCTCCAGGCTTGGGGATCCGAGCGCTGCATTCCGGTGGAGGTGATCCCGGAGGCGCAACTGAAGGGGGAGCGGGTGAGCAGCTCTCGCATTCGCGCTGCCCTGGCTACGGGGGAGGTGGCGGCGGCAACGGAGCTCTTGGGCCGTCCCTACCGGCTGATCGGAGAGGTGGTGCCAGGGGATCGGCGAGGCCGAGAGCTGGGTTTTCCCACCGCCAATCTGCGCCTGCCGCCGGAGAAGTTTTTGCCCCGCGACGGGGTGTACAGCGTTTGGGTGAATGTGCCTGCTGAGGCGGCAGCCCTGCCTGGGGTGATGAACATTGGCCATCGGCCCACGTTTGCCGGGCTGCAGCACACCGTTGAGGTGCATCTGCTGGATTGGACAGGCGATCTCTACGGGCAAGAGGTGCAGGTGGCGCTGCAAGGCTTTATCCGCCCAGAGCGGCGGTTTCCCAGTGTGGCAGACTTAATCCAGCAGATCCGGCAGGATTGCCAAACGGCCCGCCAACAATTGGGCTTGGCCGAGCAAGTTGGCCTAGTCTAGAGGCCCTCCCCCTCGGCCCCTCTCCCAATCCCAAAAGGAGAGGGGGGCTAGGACGGGCCAAGCAGGGATCCCCACAACAAGGCTATCGCTTCCGACCATTCCACCGTAGCTCCGTAGGTGTCCCCTGTGTGCCCTCCCAACTGGCGGTAGAGCCAATAGCCCACGGCCAGGGCTCCCAGGGCGGATCCCAGCGTCCAAAGCAGCAAAGGCCGCCAAGCCAGGAGCCCGGCCCAGCCCACCCCCCCGCTGATGGCCAGCAACAGCAGCGTGCCCGGCCACAGGGATCCCGGCAGGGAAGTGGAGTCTTTGAGGAAGCGGGCGGATCCCTGGTCGCGCAGATAGGGGTATAGGACAATGGCGAGCAACTGGCCCCAGCGCCCCCAGGCCGGCACCAAGAGCAAGAGAGGCCAGACCTGCAGGCTGCTCAGGGCAGCAAATTTCAGCAGCAACACCAGCACCAAGGCGAGCACCCCATAGGCCCCGGTGTGGCTGTCCCTCATCACCTGCAGGCGGCGGGATAGCCCGTTGACGGCTGGCCGTTCCGCGTCGGCAAAGCTTTTGGGGACGTTGACCGCCAACCCATCGGCAGTGTCAGCCACCCCATCCAGGTGCAGCCCGCCGGTTAACAGCACCCACAGAGCCACGAGCAAAGCTGCTCGCACCGGCGGCGGGAAAATCTGCAGCAAAAGCGCCGCCAGGGTGAGGATCCCGCCCAACAGCAGGCCCACCGCCGGCAGCCAGGCGGCAATGCCCTCAAACTGTAGCCCGCCCGCCCGCCCCAAAGGCAAGGCAGTGTAGAAGGTCAGGGCTGCCCAGAAGCGCCGCAATTGTTCAGGACGCTCAAAACAACGTTGATCAGCTAAGAATCATCCCGAAGGGTTCGCTCCACCACAATGGTCAGCTTGGCCACCAGAGCCCCGATCGCTCCCACAGCCGCCAACACCGGGAACAGAGCCGCCCCCAACACCCCTGCCGCCACGCCTACGCCCAGAGGGATCTCGATCAGCGTCTGCCCTTCGGCATTTTTGATCAGAATGCGGCGAACATTGGCCTCCTCGATCAGCTCGCGAATTTTGGCCAACAGCTCGTCCCCGCTGATCTTAAACTCCTCCACGTGGTACTCCACCTGGGCCGGAGGTACATCCTTGGCCTCTATGTCGGCCTTCTCAGGAAAGTTGGGATCCGGCGTCTCATTGGGGTTCATGCTGAAGAGGCTCCACACGTCGGTTGGCAGCGGCAACTGAGTCCATCCTAAGACCGGATCCTAGCGGATGTACTCTTTCAACACACTGTTGCGATTGGGGTGGCGCAGCTTGCGCAGCGCCTTGGCCTCGATCTGCCGGATCCGCTCGCGGGTCACATTGAAGATCTGGCCGATCTCCTCCAGGGTTTTCATGCGGCCATCGTCTAGGCCGTAGCGCAGCTTCAACACATCCCGCTCGCGGGGGGTAAGAGTTTCCAGCACGCTTTCCAGATCCTCTCGGAGCAAAACCTTGGCCACCCGCTCCTCGGGGGTTTCCCCTTCCGACTCGATGAAGTCGCCCAGCCGCGAATCCTCTTCTTTACCGATGGGAGTCTCCAGAGAGATGGGAAGCTGAGCCGACTTGGCGATGAAGCGCAACTTCTCGATGGTAATCTCCATGCGGGTGGCGATCTCCTCTTCGGTCGGCCTGCGGCCCAGCTCCTGAGAAAGCTGCTTGGTGACCTTCTTGATGCGGGAGATGGTCTCGTAAAGGTGAACCGGCAGGCGAATGGTGCGCGATTGGTCGGCAATGGCGCGGGTGATGGCCTGGCGAATCCACCAAGTGGCATAGGTGGAAAACTTGTAGCCCTTCTCGTGGTCAAACTTTTCCGCTGCCCGGATCAGACCTAGGGATCCCTCTTGGATGAGATCCTGAAACGACAGGCCCCGGTTCATGTATTTCTTGGCAATGGAGACCACCAGCCGCAGATTGGACTGCACCATCTTTTCTTTGGCCCGTCGCCCCCGATGCAAGCGCCGCCGGAATTCGGGCAGGGACATCTTCACTTCTTCTGCCCACAGCGTCTCCGGTACCTCCTCTGGGTCGGACCAGAGGCCCATACGCTGGAAAACGGCCTCGCGAGCCCGCTCTAGCTCCAGCAGGTCGGCAATTTTGCGGGCTAGCTCAATTTCTTCATCTGCCCGCAACAGGCGGATACGCCCGATTTCCTGCAAATAGACGCGGATGGAGTCATCGGTGTAGGGTTTTTTCTTGCTGGCCGCTTTGCGCTTGGAACGGCCCTTGGCAGCGGCGGCAGCAGCATCGGCATCCTCCTCGAGGGACTCTTCGTCGTCCTCATCATCCTCATCAAAAGCATCAGTGTCACTGGCATCCAGTTCCGTCTCGAGGGGATCCACCTCATTGTCCGCATCCAGAGGGATGGAGGATGAACTTTCCAGATCCGGTTCGAGAAGAGCCGTATGACCAGACTGCACCAATTCCTTTGCTTGAGCCATGCTGAGTTCCTCGTAACTTCAATCACAGACAACTGGAGGAGACTAAGGGGTTCTAGGCCCTGAAATGAGGGAAGCAGGTTCCAACTTTGCTGCGGCCCCTGACGCCAGATGGAGGGAGTCAAGTTCCGCAGACCCAAACCCCACTTGCGCCGGGCAAGCTCGCCCGCTTCTAGGCAACCGATCGCTCAGGCCAATCTCGAAGCAGATATCGCTCATAGGGTTTAACCGAACTGGCGCAAAACCCGTTTTGATGGGTAAAACCTCCTGAGATCTCGAAAGGCAAGTCTTTGGCTTTGCCTATCCCCTGGCACAATCCAGGCCACTTACTGAGAGGGCAGGATATTCAGCACCTCAATCACCCCAACCTATAAGGAGAAGAGCGCATTGCAGCCGCCAGCAAGC
This window harbors:
- the cobS gene encoding adenosylcobinamide-GDP ribazoletransferase, whose protein sequence is MRRFWAALTFYTALPLGRAGGLQFEGIAAWLPAVGLLLGGILTLAALLLQIFPPPVRAALLVALWVLLTGGLHLDGVADTADGLAVNVPKSFADAERPAVNGLSRRLQVMRDSHTGAYGVLALVLVLLLKFAALSSLQVWPLLLLVPAWGRWGQLLAIVLYPYLRDQGSARFLKDSTSLPGSLWPGTLLLLAISGGVGWAGLLAWRPLLLWTLGSALGALAVGYWLYRQLGGHTGDTYGATVEWSEAIALLWGSLLGPS
- the rpoD gene encoding RNA polymerase sigma factor RpoD, whose protein sequence is MAQAKELVQSGHTALLEPDLESSSSIPLDADNEVDPLETELDASDTDAFDEDDEDDEESLEEDADAAAAAAKGRSKRKAASKKKPYTDDSIRVYLQEIGRIRLLRADEEIELARKIADLLELERAREAVFQRMGLWSDPEEVPETLWAEEVKMSLPEFRRRLHRGRRAKEKMVQSNLRLVVSIAKKYMNRGLSFQDLIQEGSLGLIRAAEKFDHEKGYKFSTYATWWIRQAITRAIADQSRTIRLPVHLYETISRIKKVTKQLSQELGRRPTEEEIATRMEITIEKLRFIAKSAQLPISLETPIGKEEDSRLGDFIESEGETPEERVAKVLLREDLESVLETLTPRERDVLKLRYGLDDGRMKTLEEIGQIFNVTRERIRQIEAKALRKLRHPNRNSVLKEYIR
- a CDS encoding CGLD27 family protein; translation: MVDPSHPIPAEQQPLRQYAELRESFPFSWPALEWIPYLKRIFAVWGVVVLAVSPLVWGSFAGDWRHFVSGSVLGANALLSLVLLHLYLGWAYVRRRLVQARIPYEESGWYDGAIYAKSDEELAQHRLIVHYQIDPVLQRLRRSLWAVAGLSGLMALLWPLW
- a CDS encoding adenylate/guanylate cyclase domain-containing protein, producing MSVPGEPAATTAPYVILREPDGSQRKYILAGATAWTLGRDEDNAIVLTDPSVSRQHALLQYLDNNSIYLIDLGSRNGSFVNNRRVSIPTLLQDGDHLTLGQSQLEFHSGSLASPEPSPAAKLSDTLVLQTRWLISVAVVDVRGYGQLTQQLDERLLSQVMGDWFRRGGDIIQQYGGTVDKYIGDAIMAVWFHAPQANEDPLQAEQVGIELDVKSVLRAMVKLFQMTEQLNGEFPLPSPLRLGAGVNTGSAIVRQVGNNTRQEYTALGDTVNLAFRIESVTRTLNADLAISHDTYTCLAQQLGQAATCFAQQAVQLKGYTHPHQVYYCDVGALQAVLGT
- a CDS encoding bifunctional riboflavin kinase/FAD synthetase, whose protein sequence is MHVTSDLAQTLRPTAVAIGNFDGLHLGHQKVLQPIRDSLQGVRTVLTFHPHPQEVLTGRRQLLLTPPAEKLALLAQMGFEQVVLLPFTPAFARQPPQEFIQTVLEQGLRVRHLSVGWDFCFGHRRSGNAQTLQAWGSERCIPVEVIPEAQLKGERVSSSRIRAALATGEVAAATELLGRPYRLIGEVVPGDRRGRELGFPTANLRLPPEKFLPRDGVYSVWVNVPAEAAALPGVMNIGHRPTFAGLQHTVEVHLLDWTGDLYGQEVQVALQGFIRPERRFPSVADLIQQIRQDCQTARQQLGLAEQVGLV
- a CDS encoding DUF4342 domain-containing protein, whose protein sequence is MPLPTDVWSLFSMNPNETPDPNFPEKADIEAKDVPPAQVEYHVEEFKISGDELLAKIRELIEEANVRRILIKNAEGQTLIEIPLGVGVAAGVLGAALFPVLAAVGAIGALVAKLTIVVERTLRDDS